One Streptomyces mobaraensis NBRC 13819 = DSM 40847 DNA segment encodes these proteins:
- a CDS encoding DUF6643 family protein, translated as MTSPRSAYGSGYYSASSFPDTPIYDSLVAERGTPQIAPIRVSAPFDGGSQLPALPALPSGPSGHGPGPTPGAHPVQPLQSGYAQQQPQYGQGGPQPAGLQQAPAPYIPQQASAPRGYPGPQQYQQPQAGPSGPAGYDAMRPVAPRPAPGPSGQPGQPGGYEGPYQRPYSGPGSY; from the coding sequence ATGACCTCCCCCCGCAGTGCCTACGGCAGCGGTTACTACTCCGCGTCGTCGTTCCCGGACACCCCCATCTACGACAGCCTCGTCGCCGAGCGGGGCACCCCGCAGATCGCCCCGATCCGGGTGTCGGCCCCCTTCGACGGCGGGAGTCAGCTGCCCGCGCTGCCCGCCCTGCCCTCCGGCCCCTCCGGCCACGGCCCGGGCCCGACGCCCGGGGCCCACCCGGTGCAGCCGCTGCAGAGCGGGTACGCCCAGCAGCAGCCGCAGTACGGGCAGGGCGGCCCGCAGCCGGCCGGCCTGCAGCAGGCGCCCGCGCCGTACATCCCGCAGCAGGCGTCGGCGCCGCGCGGCTACCCCGGGCCGCAGCAGTACCAGCAGCCGCAGGCCGGGCCCTCCGGCCCGGCGGGGTACGACGCGATGCGCCCGGTGGCGCCGCGCCCGGCACCCGGCCCGTCCGGTCAGCCGGGCCAGCCCGGGGGGTATGAAGGTCCGTACCAGCGCCCGTACTCGGGCCCGGGGAGCTACTGA
- a CDS encoding MOSC domain-containing protein — MAASSDPTGPSGSSGPSGSAGSAGPAGPSPSLLSLHVHPVKSMAGGSPGEAAVEPWGLAGDRRWMVTAPDGRFLTQRQLPRLALGAARGMPGGGVRVSGPGAAPLDVPVPDPGRRGLVTVEVFRDKVEAVPAGPEADAWLTAFLGVEARLVHMDDPAVRRPVDPRYGRPEDRVGFADGFPLLLTTTASLAALNSLIAEGEHPGEGPLPMDRFRPNVVVGGTGAWEEDGWLRVRLGEVTFRVVKPCGRCVVTTTDQRTAARGREPLHTLARHRRGATGLVFGQNLVPEGPGVLRVGDPFEVLDRSD, encoded by the coding sequence ATGGCTGCGTCTTCCGATCCCACAGGCCCTTCCGGTTCATCCGGCCCTTCCGGTTCCGCCGGTTCCGCCGGTCCCGCCGGCCCGTCGCCCTCGCTCCTGTCGCTCCACGTCCACCCGGTGAAGTCGATGGCGGGGGGCTCCCCCGGGGAGGCGGCCGTGGAGCCGTGGGGGCTCGCCGGGGACCGGCGGTGGATGGTGACCGCGCCCGACGGCCGGTTCCTCACCCAACGGCAGCTCCCCCGGCTCGCGTTGGGCGCGGCCCGCGGGATGCCCGGGGGCGGGGTGCGGGTCTCCGGCCCGGGGGCCGCGCCCCTGGACGTACCGGTGCCCGATCCCGGGCGGCGGGGCCTGGTCACCGTGGAGGTGTTCCGGGACAAGGTCGAGGCGGTGCCCGCGGGGCCCGAGGCCGACGCGTGGCTGACCGCCTTCCTGGGCGTCGAGGCCCGGCTGGTGCACATGGACGACCCGGCGGTCCGGCGCCCGGTCGATCCCCGGTACGGGCGCCCGGAGGACCGGGTCGGCTTCGCGGACGGCTTTCCGCTGCTGCTCACCACCACCGCGTCGCTCGCGGCGCTCAACTCGCTGATCGCCGAGGGCGAGCACCCGGGCGAGGGCCCGCTGCCGATGGACCGCTTCCGCCCGAACGTGGTGGTCGGCGGCACCGGCGCGTGGGAGGAGGACGGCTGGCTCCGGGTGCGGCTGGGCGAGGTGACCTTCCGGGTCGTCAAACCCTGCGGGCGCTGCGTCGTCACCACCACCGACCAGCGCACGGCCGCGCGCGGCCGGGAGCCCCTGCACACCCTGGCCCGCCACCGGCGCGGCGCGACCGGCCTCGTCTTCGGGCAGAACCTCGTCCCGGAGGGCCCCGGGGTGCTGCGGGTCGGGGATCCGTTCGAGGTCCTGGACCGAAGCGACTGA